One Prosthecobacter vanneervenii genomic window carries:
- the lpxD gene encoding UDP-3-O-(3-hydroxymyristoyl)glucosamine N-acyltransferase has product MKISLTDLAALVGGTVLCGDPAGQITGFASLKEAIAGDLSFFHDSRYNERLVNTKASAVLVPLGWTELPQHVACISVADPSRSFEQIVETYGFQPEPFTPGVHASAVVSDGVRYNPGHVAIGANAVVEAGAELGDDVDIGPGCFVGRNVIIGKGAKLHANCTVHAECLLGDRVSLHSGVVVGADGFGYEFSQGRHRKVRQAGIVQIDNDVEIGAGSTVDRARFGRTWIGQGTKIDNLVQIGHNVVIGRHCIIVACTAIAGSAVIGDYVVIAAQVGIAGHVHVGSQSTLAARCGVTRDLPAGGKYLGFPANPAGEEKRRMAGINRLPQLLARVKELEAQIAAQKED; this is encoded by the coding sequence ATGAAAATTTCCCTGACCGACCTCGCAGCTCTAGTTGGGGGGACAGTCCTGTGTGGCGATCCTGCCGGACAGATCACAGGCTTTGCCTCCCTCAAGGAAGCCATTGCAGGAGACCTGAGCTTCTTTCATGACTCCCGCTACAACGAGCGCCTGGTGAATACCAAGGCCAGCGCCGTGCTGGTACCACTGGGATGGACGGAGCTGCCGCAGCATGTGGCCTGCATTTCCGTGGCAGACCCTTCACGCTCGTTTGAGCAGATTGTGGAGACCTACGGATTCCAGCCGGAGCCGTTTACCCCCGGTGTGCATGCCTCGGCCGTCGTGTCGGATGGTGTCAGGTATAACCCCGGGCACGTAGCCATCGGAGCCAATGCGGTGGTGGAAGCGGGAGCGGAGCTGGGGGACGATGTTGATATCGGCCCCGGCTGCTTTGTCGGGCGTAATGTCATTATTGGAAAAGGGGCCAAGCTGCATGCCAACTGCACGGTACATGCCGAGTGTCTTTTGGGAGACAGGGTGTCTCTGCATTCAGGTGTGGTCGTTGGTGCCGATGGTTTTGGCTATGAATTCAGCCAGGGACGCCACCGCAAGGTGCGTCAGGCAGGCATCGTCCAGATCGACAACGACGTGGAAATCGGAGCTGGCAGCACGGTGGACCGCGCGCGTTTTGGTCGCACATGGATTGGTCAGGGAACTAAAATCGACAACCTCGTGCAGATCGGTCACAATGTGGTGATCGGCAGGCATTGCATCATCGTGGCGTGTACTGCCATCGCGGGCAGCGCCGTCATTGGAGACTATGTGGTGATCGCTGCGCAGGTGGGTATTGCCGGGCATGTGCATGTGGGGTCACAGAGCACGCTGGCCGCTCGCTGCGGGGTCACCCGTGATTTGCCTGCGGGCGGGAAGTATCTGGGATTTCCCGCCAATCCAGCAGGGGAGGAAAAGCGCCGTATGGCAGGCATTAACCGCCTGCCGCAGCTGCTTGCCCGTGTTAAGGAGCTTGAGGCGCAGATTGCTGCTCAAAAAGAAGATTGA
- a CDS encoding CAAX prenyl protease-related protein produces the protein MLSRLRSSATAAYVLPLLLFTLMGSLPGMFRINNSELPWHVRAPEHWVYPLQTILCAAVLLFFRRHYAFKPWRGLGLAFVLGIVSIAIWVAPALLRESLIRHGHEAAFWWPWLGLAERLKGFDPTIAQDSPLWFSLVVGMRFARMVLVVPFVEELFWRGFLMRYLMTEDGRFERVAFGIHRWRVFWIVTLAVMLIHNSEDYLGAFVWGALMYLVAVRTKSLGACVFMHAVGNLALGLYVMKTQQWGFW, from the coding sequence ATGCTCTCCCGCCTGCGTTCCTCGGCCACGGCTGCGTATGTGCTGCCGCTGCTGCTCTTCACCCTGATGGGCTCGCTGCCGGGCATGTTCCGCATCAACAACTCGGAGCTGCCCTGGCATGTGCGTGCACCGGAGCACTGGGTGTATCCGCTGCAGACGATCCTCTGTGCCGCCGTGCTGCTCTTCTTCCGCCGTCATTATGCGTTCAAGCCATGGCGCGGCCTGGGGCTTGCCTTCGTGCTGGGTATTGTGAGCATCGCCATCTGGGTGGCTCCTGCGCTGCTGCGTGAATCCCTGATCAGGCACGGCCATGAAGCTGCCTTCTGGTGGCCGTGGCTGGGGCTGGCTGAGCGGCTCAAGGGCTTTGATCCAACCATCGCGCAGGATTCACCGCTGTGGTTCAGCCTCGTGGTGGGCATGCGGTTTGCGCGCATGGTGCTGGTGGTGCCGTTTGTCGAGGAGCTCTTCTGGCGCGGCTTTCTTATGCGCTACTTGATGACAGAAGACGGGCGGTTTGAGCGCGTGGCCTTTGGCATACACCGCTGGAGGGTGTTTTGGATCGTCACCCTGGCGGTGATGCTGATCCATAATAGCGAAGACTACCTGGGCGCCTTCGTCTGGGGCGCTCTGATGTATCTCGTGGCGGTGCGCACCAAGAGCCTGGGAGCCTGCGTGTTCATGCACGCTGTGGGCAACCTAGCCCTAGGCCTTTATGTGATGAAGACCCAACAGTGGGGCTTCTGGTGA
- the ggt gene encoding gamma-glutamyltransferase translates to MKVLAILVLLLPSALLAADASFPKHAIATVHPLATQAGMQAFEKGGNAIDAAIAAGLTLGVVDGHNSGIGGGCFFVIHAADGTVTCIDGREMAPAKAHRDMYIINGKLDNEASKTGSLASGIPGYLKACQTAQSKHGRLKLADVLLPAAEIAEKGFPIDEVYARKLAATASKLARFPASAAIFLKDGKPLQKGQQLIQTDLANTYREVAKNGIGWFYGGEYARKTAEWMQANGGIMTVEDFAGYKAPERAAIRSKYRGYDLITMPPPSSGGVHVAQILNILEHFPIRHFRASSRVHVITEAMKLAFADRAYWLGDPDFAPVPRGLVDPAYAAELAKKIDLDHTTAVPSHNMPPHWEGDIFGKHTTFLCTADAEGNWVALNQTINTAFGSKVVIPGTGVLLNDEMDDFAVQPGVPNAFKLVGAEANAVAPGKRPLSSMSPTIVLKDGKPVIVTGAAGGPTIITQALLLLTHIIDDGMLPEEALAQPRFHHQWNPDELKIEKTFGAETLAQVRAFGHKLAESESFGACQAISFDAGRQLFFPAHDPRVPGSAEGK, encoded by the coding sequence ATGAAAGTCCTGGCCATCCTCGTCCTTCTCCTACCCTCGGCACTGCTCGCAGCCGATGCCTCCTTTCCAAAGCATGCGATCGCCACCGTGCACCCGCTGGCCACCCAGGCTGGGATGCAGGCCTTTGAAAAAGGTGGCAATGCCATCGACGCCGCCATAGCGGCCGGACTGACTCTCGGGGTGGTGGATGGGCACAACTCAGGCATTGGTGGCGGCTGCTTTTTCGTCATCCATGCGGCCGACGGCACTGTCACTTGCATCGATGGTCGGGAAATGGCCCCAGCCAAGGCACATCGCGACATGTACATCATCAACGGAAAGCTCGATAATGAGGCCAGTAAAACAGGCTCCCTGGCCTCCGGCATCCCGGGGTACCTCAAGGCCTGCCAGACAGCACAGAGCAAGCACGGCAGGCTCAAGCTCGCGGATGTATTGCTCCCAGCTGCGGAGATCGCTGAAAAAGGCTTCCCGATAGATGAAGTGTACGCACGCAAGCTCGCCGCAACAGCGTCCAAACTCGCCAGGTTCCCCGCCAGCGCTGCGATTTTCCTCAAGGATGGCAAACCGTTGCAAAAGGGCCAGCAGCTCATCCAGACCGACCTGGCCAATACCTACCGCGAAGTGGCCAAAAACGGCATCGGGTGGTTTTACGGCGGAGAGTATGCCCGTAAAACTGCCGAATGGATGCAGGCCAATGGAGGCATCATGACGGTGGAGGACTTCGCCGGCTACAAAGCCCCTGAACGTGCGGCCATCCGCTCCAAATACCGTGGCTATGACCTTATCACCATGCCACCTCCAAGTTCGGGCGGTGTGCATGTGGCGCAGATCCTGAATATTCTGGAGCACTTCCCCATCCGACACTTCCGCGCCAGCAGCCGCGTGCATGTCATCACAGAAGCCATGAAGCTGGCCTTTGCCGACCGTGCTTACTGGCTGGGAGACCCCGACTTTGCTCCGGTGCCGCGTGGTCTGGTGGATCCCGCCTATGCGGCAGAACTGGCGAAGAAAATCGATCTCGACCACACCACCGCCGTGCCCTCCCACAACATGCCTCCGCACTGGGAGGGGGACATCTTTGGCAAGCACACCACCTTTCTATGCACTGCTGACGCCGAGGGCAACTGGGTGGCGCTCAATCAGACGATCAACACCGCCTTTGGCAGCAAAGTCGTCATTCCAGGCACAGGCGTGCTGCTGAATGATGAAATGGACGACTTCGCCGTGCAGCCCGGGGTGCCGAACGCCTTCAAACTCGTCGGTGCTGAGGCAAACGCCGTTGCTCCCGGCAAGCGCCCACTCTCCAGCATGAGCCCCACCATCGTGCTCAAAGATGGCAAACCAGTCATCGTCACCGGAGCCGCCGGCGGCCCCACCATCATCACGCAGGCACTGCTGCTGCTTACACACATCATTGATGACGGCATGCTCCCGGAAGAGGCGCTGGCTCAGCCACGCTTTCACCATCAGTGGAATCCGGATGAACTCAAAATCGAAAAGACTTTTGGTGCCGAGACACTGGCGCAGGTCAGGGCGTTCGGCCACAAACTCGCCGAATCTGAGAGCTTCGGTGCCTGCCAGGCGATCAGCTTTGACGCGGGCAGGCAGCTCTTCTTCCCAGCGCATGATCCGCGTGTACCGGGCAGCGCAGAGGGGAAATGA
- a CDS encoding ATP-binding protein, protein MSASPHKLRLSLGLGFLAFIIAGSLLLLAWLRQREREESNRLFLALAKADAESVRHMNLPRSEKLARSLEELLGMRIVFLDRTLMLPAVDELIQSDIQSGLVEDTNDHQQSVVVELDKNHYMRFSRDTPASSLSLRDPATRNAFLAFWLVSGLIGWLLVRERLKRAQSERLAMLGRVATSLAHDIKNPLASIQLHAQLMTPQNEEDQQAVKIIENESEVISGLVNQWLHLANPLPPRLVKLDATECIQGVVRNTEAQARHAGVEVHMDLPSPAWIMGDAQRLAQAVRNLIINAIQAMPHGGLLRLQGRKTGEKLELLFADAGSGFSDEALARGTELFFTEKEGGMGVGLNIVSGIIAAHGGTILFQNDPKGGAHITVTLPLLPA, encoded by the coding sequence GTGTCCGCCTCTCCTCACAAGCTCCGCCTCAGCCTGGGCCTCGGCTTCCTCGCCTTTATTATAGCAGGATCCCTGCTGCTGCTGGCGTGGCTGCGCCAGCGCGAGCGCGAAGAGTCGAACCGCCTGTTTCTCGCCCTTGCGAAGGCCGACGCCGAGTCTGTGCGGCACATGAACCTGCCTCGTAGTGAGAAGCTGGCCAGGAGCCTGGAGGAGCTGCTGGGAATGCGCATTGTGTTCCTGGACCGCACCCTCATGCTTCCTGCGGTGGATGAATTGATTCAGTCTGATATTCAGAGCGGCCTGGTCGAAGACACGAACGACCACCAGCAGTCGGTGGTCGTGGAGCTCGATAAAAATCACTACATGCGCTTTTCCAGGGACACGCCTGCCTCGTCTCTGTCATTGCGCGATCCCGCCACGCGGAATGCCTTTCTCGCCTTCTGGCTGGTGTCGGGCTTGATCGGCTGGCTGCTGGTGCGGGAAAGGCTCAAAAGAGCCCAATCGGAACGCCTGGCCATGCTGGGGCGTGTGGCCACCAGTCTGGCGCATGACATCAAAAACCCGCTGGCCTCGATCCAGCTGCACGCACAGCTCATGACGCCGCAGAACGAGGAGGATCAGCAGGCGGTCAAGATCATCGAGAATGAATCCGAGGTGATCTCAGGTTTGGTGAACCAGTGGCTTCATCTGGCGAATCCTCTGCCGCCGCGGCTGGTGAAGCTGGATGCGACGGAGTGCATCCAAGGCGTGGTTAGAAACACGGAGGCGCAGGCCCGGCACGCCGGAGTGGAGGTGCACATGGATCTGCCCAGTCCGGCATGGATCATGGGAGATGCGCAGCGGCTGGCGCAGGCGGTGCGGAATCTGATCATCAATGCCATCCAGGCCATGCCGCATGGCGGCCTGCTGAGGCTTCAGGGACGGAAGACAGGCGAAAAGCTGGAACTGCTGTTTGCCGATGCGGGCTCCGGTTTCTCGGATGAAGCGCTGGCCCGTGGCACAGAGCTCTTTTTCACCGAAAAAGAAGGAGGCATGGGGGTGGGGCTCAATATTGTGTCCGGCATCATTGCTGCGCATGGTGGGACGATCCTTTTTCAAAATGACCCCAAGGGCGGGGCGCATATCACCGTGACGCTCCCCTTACTTCCCGCATGA
- a CDS encoding homoserine dehydrogenase, with translation MSSVSSPRVINIGLAGLGNVGAGVFKNLEKNRSLISQRIGAELRVTKVAVRDLSRPRDVEVPAAMLTTDWKELVNDPAIPVIVELIGGTITAYDMVASALRAKKIVVTGNKALLAERGKELFALAEECGVPIYFEAAVAGGIPIIQVLQEGLVGNHIRSIHGIINGTCNYILTRMSQAGLSYKDALQEAQEKGYAEADPTLDVSGWDAAHKAIILASLSYGFWIPQDKVYVEGVDRVSITDFRFAERLGYTIKLLSVIRADENGLVEVRTQPTLVPLSHVLANVSGAFNAVLVNGDVVGETLFYGRGAGQDPTSSSVISDICEAAAVLMHGARNSGFVPHGLYGKSKPVEDTVSHYYLRLTVDDVPGVLAQVATVLGERGIGISSMIQPEDLEDTSGETSLVLMIHDARLGDMTAALTAISQLDCVRGEPSWMRVETLQG, from the coding sequence ATGTCCTCCGTCAGTTCTCCTCGCGTCATCAACATAGGTTTGGCCGGTTTAGGCAATGTGGGGGCTGGAGTGTTCAAGAATCTGGAAAAGAATCGCTCCCTCATCAGTCAGCGCATAGGGGCGGAATTAAGGGTCACAAAGGTGGCTGTGCGTGATCTCTCCCGTCCTCGCGACGTGGAGGTGCCTGCCGCCATGCTCACCACCGACTGGAAAGAGCTGGTCAATGATCCCGCCATCCCGGTGATTGTGGAGCTCATCGGCGGGACGATCACCGCCTATGATATGGTGGCTTCCGCACTGCGCGCCAAAAAGATTGTGGTGACGGGGAACAAGGCCCTGCTGGCAGAGCGCGGCAAGGAGCTCTTTGCCCTGGCCGAAGAGTGCGGTGTGCCGATCTATTTTGAAGCCGCCGTCGCCGGGGGCATACCGATCATCCAGGTGCTACAGGAGGGGCTGGTGGGGAACCACATCCGCTCCATCCATGGTATCATCAACGGCACCTGCAACTATATCCTCACCCGGATGTCCCAGGCCGGGCTGAGCTACAAGGACGCATTGCAGGAGGCTCAGGAAAAGGGCTACGCCGAGGCCGACCCCACGCTGGATGTAAGCGGCTGGGATGCCGCACACAAGGCCATCATCCTGGCCTCCCTGAGCTATGGTTTCTGGATCCCGCAGGACAAGGTGTATGTGGAGGGGGTGGACCGTGTCAGCATCACAGATTTCCGCTTTGCCGAGCGCCTGGGCTACACGATCAAGCTGCTCTCCGTGATTCGAGCGGATGAAAACGGCCTCGTCGAGGTGCGCACCCAGCCCACGCTGGTGCCGCTTTCCCATGTGCTGGCAAACGTCAGTGGTGCCTTCAATGCCGTGCTGGTGAATGGAGACGTGGTGGGGGAAACCCTGTTCTACGGACGCGGAGCCGGCCAGGACCCCACCAGCAGCAGCGTCATCAGCGACATCTGCGAAGCTGCCGCCGTGCTGATGCATGGGGCTCGTAACAGCGGATTCGTGCCGCATGGCCTTTATGGCAAATCCAAGCCGGTGGAAGACACCGTTTCCCACTACTACCTGCGGCTGACTGTGGACGACGTGCCCGGAGTTCTGGCCCAGGTGGCCACGGTGCTGGGAGAGCGCGGCATCGGCATCTCCTCCATGATCCAGCCTGAAGACTTGGAAGACACCAGCGGTGAGACTTCACTCGTGCTCATGATTCACGATGCTCGTCTTGGCGACATGACGGCAGCGCTGACAGCCATCAGCCAGCTTGATTGTGTGCGTGGAGAGCCCAGCTGGATGCGAGTGGAAACGCTGCAGGGCTAG
- a CDS encoding sulfatase: MKLLRIFTALLFSLPILHAADSRPNVLFIAIDDQNDWIGCMGGHPQVKTPAIDALAKSGTLFASAHCQAPLCNPSRSSLLTGLRPSSTGIYGLAPGIREVEQTKQHVTLPQTFTQAGYYTFNSGKIYHDGSMRGGDQKAEFTEWGNRGPMPKPKTPIANLPGPDRHPAMDWGVFPEKDEDNADWKIADSAIDALKRAPADKPFFVAAGFRLPHVPCFASQKWFDLYPDATLKMPPVKEDDRDDLPKFADFLHWKLPEPRLSTLRKYNEWRPLVRAYLACVSFMDSQVGRLMQALKETGRAENTIIVLWGDHGWHLGEKLMTGKNTLWERSTRVPLIFAGPGIKAGQVCESPVELLDIFPSLLALSKMPARKDLEGHSLVPQLQDASAPREWPAITTHNQGNHAIRAKDWRYIRYADGSEELYDLKGDPNEWTNLAKDARYVGKKAELARWLPKIDKGPVPGSKSRVLTYDPATKEAIWEDKPIDKSAPLPEP, from the coding sequence ATGAAGTTGCTACGAATCTTTACCGCACTCCTTTTTTCCCTGCCGATCCTTCATGCCGCAGATTCGCGGCCCAATGTGCTCTTCATCGCCATCGATGACCAAAACGACTGGATTGGGTGCATGGGAGGACACCCACAGGTCAAGACACCGGCGATCGATGCCCTGGCCAAAAGCGGTACGCTGTTTGCCAGTGCGCATTGCCAGGCACCCCTATGCAATCCATCCCGCAGTTCGCTTCTCACCGGACTGCGTCCGTCCAGCACAGGCATTTATGGCTTGGCTCCAGGCATTCGTGAGGTGGAGCAGACCAAGCAGCACGTGACTCTGCCGCAGACCTTCACCCAGGCGGGTTATTACACCTTCAACAGCGGCAAAATCTACCACGATGGCTCCATGCGTGGGGGAGATCAGAAGGCGGAGTTCACTGAATGGGGGAATCGCGGCCCCATGCCCAAGCCGAAGACGCCTATCGCCAATCTTCCCGGACCGGATCGTCATCCCGCCATGGATTGGGGCGTATTTCCTGAAAAGGATGAGGACAATGCCGACTGGAAGATCGCCGACTCCGCCATCGATGCACTGAAGCGCGCGCCTGCGGACAAACCGTTCTTTGTAGCCGCAGGTTTTCGCCTGCCGCATGTGCCATGCTTTGCATCACAAAAGTGGTTTGATCTCTATCCAGATGCCACCCTGAAGATGCCGCCGGTAAAGGAAGATGACCGCGATGACCTGCCAAAGTTTGCCGATTTTCTGCACTGGAAACTGCCAGAGCCACGCCTGAGCACGCTGCGGAAATACAACGAGTGGCGTCCTCTGGTCCGCGCCTATCTGGCCTGTGTCAGCTTCATGGACAGTCAGGTGGGCCGCCTGATGCAGGCGCTCAAAGAGACAGGTCGTGCAGAAAACACCATCATTGTTCTCTGGGGAGATCACGGCTGGCATTTGGGGGAAAAACTCATGACCGGGAAAAACACTCTGTGGGAGCGCAGCACACGCGTGCCTCTCATCTTCGCCGGGCCGGGCATCAAGGCCGGACAGGTGTGCGAAAGCCCTGTGGAACTGCTCGATATTTTCCCCTCGTTGCTGGCACTTTCCAAAATGCCTGCCCGCAAGGATCTTGAAGGCCACAGCCTGGTGCCGCAGTTGCAGGACGCCTCTGCACCGCGCGAGTGGCCAGCCATCACAACCCACAATCAGGGCAACCATGCCATTCGTGCCAAGGACTGGCGCTACATCCGCTACGCCGATGGCAGCGAGGAGCTTTACGACCTGAAAGGCGACCCCAACGAATGGACCAACCTCGCCAAGGATGCGCGCTACGTCGGTAAAAAAGCCGAGCTGGCCAGGTGGCTGCCGAAGATAGACAAGGGACCCGTGCCCGGCAGCAAGAGCCGGGTTCTGACCTACGATCCTGCGACCAAGGAGGCGATCTGGGAAGACAAGCCGATTGATAAAAGCGCTCCTCTGCCTGAACCGTAG
- a CDS encoding sigma-54-dependent transcriptional regulator, which yields MNSAILIIEDEYALAAALSTVVRRCEATPVVAASGQGGIEKLTAQEYVLIILDVGLPDISGLKVLEKIQTLPQPPPVMIITAHGTLDTALEARRLGAREYFLKPLNLADMQRAIREVLTPVKNLPRAETTMIGNSEPMQRAFAIIAQASSGDAPVLLQGPPGSGKSLAGQVIHRHSARAEKPMVEFRADEWQADRVEAALDEAIAKAGDGVLFLDEISAWSKPLQAALMHRLNAGTVKARLFSAASTEAAPHLREDLFYALAVLQIHLPSLCDRTADIPQLAAAFLGEQVLSAEALAVLKAHSWSGNVRELKAAMAHAAAVCGGSTILPHHLPASMVKPDQASHLEETMKRSLAAWLDQKTTGADETMPIYDHLLETVEATMLETLLKRFDNKPTRMAAALRMNRATLRRKLREE from the coding sequence ATGAATTCCGCCATCCTCATCATCGAAGACGAATACGCCCTGGCCGCCGCTCTCTCCACCGTGGTGCGCCGCTGTGAGGCCACGCCGGTGGTGGCAGCTTCCGGGCAGGGGGGCATCGAAAAGCTGACAGCCCAGGAATACGTGCTCATCATCCTGGACGTGGGGCTGCCTGATATAAGTGGTCTGAAGGTGCTCGAAAAAATCCAGACGCTGCCTCAACCGCCACCGGTCATGATCATCACGGCGCACGGCACGCTGGACACAGCCCTGGAGGCGCGGCGGCTGGGAGCCCGCGAATATTTCCTCAAGCCGCTGAACCTGGCTGACATGCAGCGGGCGATTCGCGAAGTGCTCACCCCGGTGAAGAATCTGCCACGGGCCGAGACCACCATGATCGGGAACAGCGAGCCCATGCAGCGTGCGTTTGCCATCATCGCCCAGGCAAGCAGCGGCGATGCTCCGGTACTGCTGCAGGGACCACCTGGCAGCGGCAAGAGCCTGGCCGGGCAGGTGATCCACCGCCACAGCGCCCGCGCGGAAAAGCCGATGGTCGAATTCCGCGCCGATGAATGGCAGGCAGACCGTGTGGAGGCAGCGCTGGATGAGGCCATCGCCAAAGCAGGAGACGGGGTGCTGTTTCTCGATGAAATCAGCGCCTGGTCCAAGCCGCTGCAGGCTGCACTCATGCATCGCTTGAACGCCGGTACGGTGAAAGCGCGGCTTTTCAGCGCAGCCAGCACGGAGGCCGCGCCACATCTGCGAGAAGATCTCTTTTATGCCCTGGCCGTGCTGCAAATTCACCTGCCCTCACTGTGTGATCGCACAGCAGACATTCCGCAGCTGGCAGCCGCATTCCTCGGAGAGCAGGTGCTTTCCGCCGAGGCTCTGGCCGTGCTGAAGGCCCACAGCTGGTCAGGCAATGTGCGTGAACTGAAGGCGGCCATGGCCCATGCCGCCGCCGTGTGCGGAGGCAGCACCATCCTGCCTCATCACCTGCCTGCCAGCATGGTGAAGCCGGATCAGGCAAGTCATCTTGAAGAAACGATGAAGCGCAGCCTGGCCGCGTGGCTGGATCAGAAAACCACAGGCGCTGACGAGACCATGCCCATCTACGACCATCTGCTGGAGACGGTGGAGGCCACCATGCTGGAGACGCTGCTCAAGCGCTTTGACAACAAACCTACGCGCATGGCGGCGGCGCTGCGAATGAACCGCGCCACCCTGCGCAGGAAACTGCGGGAGGAGTGA
- a CDS encoding PEP-CTERM sorting domain-containing protein (PEP-CTERM proteins occur, often in large numbers, in the proteomes of bacteria that also encode an exosortase, a predicted intramembrane cysteine proteinase. The presence of a PEP-CTERM domain at a protein's C-terminus predicts cleavage within the sorting domain, followed by covalent anchoring to some some component of the (usually Gram-negative) cell surface. Many PEP-CTERM proteins exhibit an unusual sequence composition that includes large numbers of potential glycosylation sites. Expression of one such protein has been shown restore the ability of a bacterium to form floc, a type of biofilm.) gives MFIRSFSYWFACSVAAAIAVGASEPTADLTLTGAVVSSIAPVPEPSRALLLFAGIMAMAFTYRRAWLSWKRAA, from the coding sequence ATGTTTATCCGCTCCTTTAGCTACTGGTTCGCGTGCAGCGTGGCTGCAGCCATTGCCGTGGGCGCCAGTGAACCCACCGCAGATCTTACGCTGACAGGTGCCGTCGTGAGCAGCATCGCCCCGGTGCCGGAGCCTAGTCGCGCACTTCTTTTGTTTGCCGGAATCATGGCCATGGCGTTCACCTACCGCCGTGCCTGGCTAAGCTGGAAACGCGCCGCCTGA